The Cryptomeria japonica chromosome 2, Sugi_1.0, whole genome shotgun sequence region acctactacaacattcatcATGCTACATTTTGTATTGACATTCTTTCTCTTTTTTGTGGAGGCACAAATGAACcctatcttttcattttcactttttGCAAGACCTTCTTTAGGTGAAGGACATTGGAGCATAGTACATTGGAGCATAGTAGCTGCCATGCAATTCATGTAAATTTTAAGGGGTGTTTTATTCCCTCTAACCCTTTTTTTCTTTGTTAGGTTTATCTCTCCTTAATTAGACTTATGTGGGGGTGTTAAGACAAACTTTATGTTCCAACCGTGATTTACGATAGACTCCAGTCTTCTCTATCGTTTACAGCGAAGTTAAGTTTGCATGCTCAAAACTAAGCCTAACCAAAGAGTGCATTGTTTTTACCAACTCTTCTCTTCACCGTGATTTCAGCTCTTTTGGTGGTGTTTCTTTGTGTATAaatcatgcattttgcattcagTTAATTACAGAATTTTAATGAAATTCTCAGCTGCTTTGTTCTCTGCTCTATTTTGTTTTATTCTAGTTTGATTTCATCGGCAAGTTTCTCGTTTGTTTTCTAGCTAAAATTTTTACACTATGGAATTTGTGATGAAATTCGATTGTTTAACTATTCCAACTCAATCCAGataaaaacaaaaatacaaagaaaaatttcagGCGCATCGGTTTACACcggtttatttataatttatttcttgGATCTAAACTATTCTCGTATCTCAATAATTTGGGTAATATTCTTATATTCCAAGATCAAGAATAGAATCTAGATTTATACAAATAaacaagaagaaacagaaacaaaGAAGAGTAAATAGCAGACAAGCAAATTTTAGAActtcatttttcagattttttatcaCTTTTGAATGCAGAGCAAATAAAAAAGATAGAGCAAAATGAGCAAGAAGCCACTTACGATCTATTGCTGATCATAACTCGATTGTTGTGCTTATCTCCAGCAGATTCCGATTCCTTgtacccacaaagaaaatatctccAGATCCAATCAATCATGACTTTATGTCTGTGGCGAGCATAGATTTCATTGTCTCTGCCGAATGGGTAATCAGAATTCTCTTCTTCAGAATGATGATTATATTGAGCAGAAGCTGAAGAATGGCATTTGAATTCCACAATATTTGCTCTTAGGCCGAATGATCGGAAGAGTGCAGCACACTCAGTGGAGCCAATCCATTTACAAGTGCCAATGATATTCCAACCGAATTCTTGAGCTCCTTGGACGTCGAATCCTTTTCTCCACCCTAATTCCAACCATTTCTGCAATGCCAAAATACATGGAACGAAGGAAGCTCCTCCAAAGAGCACATCTTTCATCTCCTCCTTTTCTATCAAATGGGAGCTCAAAATCTGAATATTCCTCCACCCACAACCCCATAGCTCATCAAATGATTCTGCCTGGAAGTGATTGACATGACCACCACAGATGACTGAAAAGGATTCTCTCGTGTCTTCCTCGGATAACAAGCATTTCTTTACAAGTCTCATCAATCCTTCGGGAATGTGTATTGTTTGTTGTCGAATTTGAACAGTTGCCACATCTCGGGCTTCTTGCTCAATCTCACTATCTCCCATTCTCAGATCTTGGGCCTGTAACAAACGCACAATGTGAGCTGCATTGTTTTACAAATTTCTAATTGAGGAGATTGGATTGTGGCTCATCTTACCTTCACTTCCATTCATTCATTCTTTGGAAATCTTGACGACCCGTCTGGTATCTTGAATCAGAGTTGAAGATGAATCCTCTGTTTTTTACCTCCTCCTTATTTCTAAAGAAAAAGAACGAGGTTGAGTTTGGATTCTATGCTTAACTTCCTCCTCTTTTCTAAAGAAAAAGAACGAGCCCGAGTTTTAACTCCATGCATCTACATGCATGAAAAGAATGTTCGTGCATGAGATCGTTTTCT contains the following coding sequences:
- the LOC131027146 gene encoding uncharacterized protein LOC131027146: MEVKAQDLRMGDSEIEQEARDVATVQIRQQTIHIPEGLMRLVKKCLLSEEDTRESFSVICGGHVNHFQAESFDELWGCGWRNIQILSSHLIEKEEMKDVLFGGASFVPCILALQKWLELGWRKGFDVQGAQEFGWNIIGTCKWIGSTECAALFRSFGLRANIVEFKCHSSASAQYNHHSEEENSDYPFGRDNEIYARHRHKVMIDWIWRYFLCGYKESESAGDKHNNRVMISNRSVSLRMCYTFRKGFKDYNKM